ATTACTTGCTTTGATTTTGAAGGAGGGTTTTTTATCTTTGCGCATCTTCACCTCGTAGGTGTGTTATGATTATTTTTTAAGACATTATAATTTAACACGCTTACGAGGTTTTTTATTATTCTAAATCGGAATCAGGGTGCCTAGCAATATTGAAATAGTTCAGCAGGTTGGATCAGGGAACATCAAAAACATCGCGCAAGGCGGTGATAGCATCGTGAAGATGTTTTTCTTCAACAATAGCTGAGATAGAACTGATTGATGTGGATATGGAAAGAATGTTGATACCTCGTAATCCCAACGCCCTGAAAAATGTAGCCGCCAAACCACACCGTTCTTTGAAGTGAGGACCGTAAACTGTTAGCAGGCAGACGTGTTCAATTACTTCAACACTGATATCTTCATGCAACTCTGCAATGGCTTCAACCGCTTTCTGGATGGAATCAGAATCTTTCTGGTGGAGGGTCACAGAGAGGTTGGCCTTGCCTGAACTATCCATGTTTTCACTGATAAAATTCACGGTCTGTCCATAAAAACAGAACTCTTCAAGTGCAGAACCACCCCAGTCCGGTTCATCAGGAAGATTGAAGATTCTTACAAAGGTCAGCTTCTCATCAACAATGATCCCGCCGATTGATTCCTTCCTCACAATCCCTCCTTAAAAGGCAGTTGAACTGTAAACGTACTTCCCTGACCCTCCAGGCTTTCAACGGAGATATCACCTCCATGTAGTTCGA
This region of Candidatus Neomarinimicrobiota bacterium genomic DNA includes:
- a CDS encoding ACT domain-containing protein gives rise to the protein MRKESIGGIIVDEKLTFVRIFNLPDEPDWGGSALEEFCFYGQTVNFISENMDSSGKANLSVTLHQKDSDSIQKAVEAIAELHEDISVEVIEHVCLLTVYGPHFKERCGLAATFFRALGLRGINILSISTSISSISAIVEEKHLHDAITALRDVFDVP